Proteins from one Triplophysa dalaica isolate WHDGS20190420 chromosome 6, ASM1584641v1, whole genome shotgun sequence genomic window:
- the LOC130425016 gene encoding odorant receptor 131-2-like, with translation MNSTGAPQLLGRDTFSTAFAKNFIVVLVWVLLSYINGTVVVTFFRHQIFYEDPRYILFIHMVINDAVQLTVTISLFVVSYTLYSISVSVCCFFILVAVFTTRSTPVNLAGMAIERYIAICHPLHHAQICTVRRAYVLIGVIWFVSVVPDITDLFVTLAKEPLSFFQTTVFCLRPNVFKDPMLLYKRQAFDGIYFSLVFLTLLSTYLRIMCTARAHSTEKNSAKRATNTILLHGVQLIMCMLSYVSPSVESVLHIIFPGRILEIRFANYLIVYILPRFLSPIIYGVRDKKFRKYLKRYFVCNRHQVDTKAECNNEDE, from the coding sequence ATGAACTCAACAGGTGCCCCACAACTCCTGGGAAGAGATACGTTCTCCACGGCCTTCGCAAAGAACTTCATTGTGGTCCTGGTGTGGGTCCTTCTCAGCTACATCAACGGTACCGTGGTGGTCACTTTCTTCAGGCACCAAATCTTTTACGAAGACCCCCGCTATATTCTTTTCATTCACATGGTCATAAATGACGCGGTGCAACTGACCGTAACCATTTCACTGTTTGTGGTTAGTTACACTTTGTATTCTATTAGCGTAAGcgtgtgttgttttttcatcCTGGTGGCTGTGTTCACCACCCGCAGCACACCTGTCAATCTGGCAGGCATGGCCATCGAACGCTACATCGCCATCTGCCATCCACTCCACCACGCTCAGATCTGCACCGTGCGCCGTGCTTACGTATTAATAGGGGTAATTTGGTTTGTATCCGTGGTCCCTGACATCACAGACCTGTTTGTTACTTTAGCCAAAGAACCTCTTAGTTTTTTTCAAACCACTGTCTTTTGTCTCAGGCCTAATGTGTTCAAAGACCCGATGTTGCTTTATAAACGGCAGGCCTTCGATGGGATTTACTTCTCTCTGGTTTTCTTGACGCTGTTGAGCACATATCTGCGGATCATGTGCACCGCTCGTGCCCACTCCACCGAGAAGAACTCAGCCAAACGTGCCACCAACACCATCTTGCTCCATGGGGTGCAGTTAATAATGTGCATGCTCTCGTACGTCTCTCCCAGCGTGGAGTCCGTGCTGCACATCATCTTCCCGGGACGCATCCTTGAAATCCGTTTTGCCAACTATCTAATTGTCTATATCCTCCCTCGCTTTTTGAGTCCGATTATATACGGAGTCCGGGATAAAAAGTTCCGGAAATATCTGAAAAGGTATTTTGTGTGCAACCGGCATCAAGTAGACACGAAAGCAGAATGTAACAATGAAGACGAATAA